Proteins encoded together in one Pseudomonas arsenicoxydans window:
- a CDS encoding LysR family transcriptional regulator has protein sequence MDRFNAMRVFTRIVELGGFAKAADSLQLPRASVTVLVKQLEAHLGVQLLQRTTRQISLTLDGAAYYPRCVRLLADLEETEAVFSAARYNPKGLLRVDMPSGIGRLLVIPALPQFTQRYPLIELDIGLNDRPVDLIREGVDCVLRGGSALDDSLVARPLVMLDQVTCASPDYVQRHGAPHSLAELEGHQMVEYFSSTTGKRFGLEFMVDDQVQVIDLPRHVSVNSADGYLAACEAGYGLVQAPYYHVARQLKEGRLCEVLEAVPPPGMPLTALYPPHRQLSRRVRVFVDWLVELCAQPGNDFHRKVSSR, from the coding sequence ATGGACCGATTTAATGCCATGCGCGTCTTTACCCGAATCGTCGAGCTGGGCGGTTTCGCCAAAGCGGCGGACAGCCTGCAATTGCCCCGTGCCTCTGTCACTGTCCTGGTCAAACAGCTTGAAGCTCATCTTGGGGTGCAACTGCTGCAACGCACCACGCGGCAGATCAGCCTGACCCTCGATGGCGCAGCCTATTACCCAAGATGCGTTCGCTTGCTGGCGGATCTGGAAGAGACCGAAGCGGTGTTCAGCGCGGCCCGTTACAATCCAAAAGGGTTGCTGCGCGTCGACATGCCGTCCGGGATCGGGCGGCTGCTGGTGATTCCGGCGTTGCCGCAATTCACCCAGCGCTATCCGTTGATCGAGTTGGACATCGGCTTGAACGATCGGCCTGTCGACCTGATTCGCGAGGGCGTCGATTGCGTGCTTCGCGGCGGTTCGGCGCTGGACGATTCGCTGGTAGCCCGGCCGCTGGTGATGCTGGACCAGGTCACCTGCGCCAGCCCCGACTACGTGCAACGCCACGGCGCGCCACACAGTCTCGCGGAGCTCGAGGGGCATCAGATGGTTGAGTACTTCTCCAGTACGACCGGCAAGCGATTCGGGCTGGAGTTCATGGTCGACGATCAGGTCCAGGTGATTGACCTGCCCCGACACGTATCGGTCAACAGCGCCGATGGTTACCTGGCGGCGTGTGAAGCGGGATACGGCCTGGTGCAGGCGCCGTACTACCACGTTGCACGTCAGTTGAAGGAGGGGCGATTGTGCGAAGTGCTTGAAGCGGTGCCGCCACCGGGAATGCCGTTGACGGCGCTGTATCCACCTCACCGCCAGTTGTCACGGCGTGTGAGGGTGTTCGTCGACTGGTTGGTAGAGCTTTGCGCGCAACCGGGCAATGACTTTCATCGAAAAGTCTCAAGCCGCTGA
- a CDS encoding aldo/keto reductase: MQTRQLGKNGPQVSAIGLGCMGMTDFYTTGVDTREATATLHRALELGINLLDTADMYGPHTNETLIGKAIVGKRDQVFLASKFGIVRDLSNPDARGVNGRPEYIRAAIDGTLKRLGVETLDLYYQHRIDPQVAIEETVGAMAELVKAGKVRYLGLSEASVTTLERAHKVHPISALQSEYSLWSRDQEENGCLAACQRLGIAFVPYSPLGRGFLTGALKSPDDFAADDYRRFSPRFQGENFAKNLLLVQQVQALAADKGVTAGQLALAWVLAQGDYLIPIPGTKQRKYLEENVAALDVKLNPEELQALEAIFPAHATAGLRYPEEVMKLLDR; the protein is encoded by the coding sequence ATGCAAACACGTCAATTGGGCAAAAACGGTCCGCAAGTTTCCGCTATCGGGTTGGGCTGCATGGGCATGACCGATTTCTACACCACGGGCGTCGATACCCGCGAAGCCACCGCCACCTTGCACCGTGCGCTGGAGCTGGGCATCAACCTGCTCGACACCGCCGACATGTATGGTCCGCACACCAACGAAACGTTGATCGGCAAAGCCATTGTCGGCAAACGCGACCAGGTATTTCTGGCCAGCAAGTTCGGGATCGTCCGCGATCTGTCGAACCCCGACGCACGTGGCGTCAATGGCCGGCCGGAGTACATTCGCGCGGCGATCGACGGCACCTTGAAGCGCCTGGGCGTTGAAACCCTGGATTTGTATTACCAGCACCGGATCGATCCGCAGGTGGCCATCGAGGAAACCGTCGGGGCGATGGCCGAACTGGTGAAGGCTGGCAAGGTTCGTTATCTGGGGCTGAGCGAAGCGTCGGTAACCACGCTGGAGCGCGCCCACAAGGTGCATCCGATCAGCGCACTGCAAAGTGAATATTCGCTATGGAGCCGCGATCAGGAGGAAAACGGATGCCTGGCCGCGTGTCAGCGCCTGGGCATTGCTTTCGTCCCTTACAGCCCATTGGGGCGTGGCTTTTTGACCGGAGCCCTGAAAAGCCCGGACGACTTTGCCGCTGACGATTACCGTCGCTTCAGCCCGCGTTTTCAAGGTGAAAACTTCGCCAAGAATCTGTTGCTGGTGCAGCAGGTGCAAGCCCTTGCCGCGGACAAAGGCGTGACCGCCGGGCAGCTGGCGTTGGCGTGGGTGTTGGCGCAGGGTGACTACCTGATCCCGATTCCAGGGACCAAGCAGCGTAAATACCTTGAAGAAAACGTCGCCGCGCTGGACGTCAAGTTAAACCCGGAGGAGCTGCAGGCGCTGGAAGCGATATTTCCCGCACATGCCACCGCAGGCTTGCGTTATCCCGAGGAAGTCATGAAGTTGCTCGACCGCTAA
- a CDS encoding PDC sensor domain-containing protein codes for MPAFRTIQARYTLFLVLFILLLFVLTVVGISQLVAPKLRHTEEQVALNRIAEVAEQIQGELNKVQAQQRSITQTIPLLDSAAIDTVLPGLVDQYGELKVFGGGIWPLPGQREAGRNKFSTFWHRDASGKLAVNTFWNSDAAPNYYDQSWYKGGMQTPRGQCAWAAAYKDDASAEPRTNCAMAIQ; via the coding sequence ATGCCCGCATTCCGCACCATCCAGGCTCGCTACACCCTGTTTCTGGTCCTGTTCATCCTTCTGCTGTTCGTGCTGACAGTCGTCGGCATCAGCCAGTTGGTCGCCCCAAAACTTCGCCACACCGAAGAACAGGTGGCCCTCAACCGCATTGCCGAAGTTGCCGAGCAAATCCAGGGCGAATTGAACAAGGTCCAGGCGCAACAGCGCAGCATCACCCAGACCATTCCCCTGCTCGACAGTGCGGCGATCGATACGGTGTTGCCGGGCCTGGTTGATCAGTACGGCGAGTTGAAAGTCTTTGGCGGCGGGATCTGGCCGTTGCCCGGCCAGCGTGAAGCCGGGCGCAACAAATTCAGCACCTTCTGGCACCGCGATGCCTCGGGCAAGTTGGCGGTCAATACCTTCTGGAACAGTGACGCCGCCCCCAACTATTACGACCAGAGCTGGTACAAGGGCGGCATGCAAACCCCGCGCGGCCAATGCGCCTGGGCTGCCGCCTATAAAGATGACGCCAGCGCCGAGCCGCGCACCAACTGCGCCATGGCCATTCAGTAA
- a CDS encoding methyl-accepting chemotaxis protein, translating into MVILLVLLQVYAIRQLINRMKILKTNIEALSAGDADLTKRITIRAEDELGAIGHSVNAFIIYLQNMIGEITQATGAMASSLDNLQRTSAHTSQILVRHASETDQTVTAITEMSSTAESVAQNAAETAAFTQRANENADRSRVVVGEASSSVIALIDEVASATHKVESMQQDAQRITEILGVIGAIAGQTNLLALNAAIEAARAGEQGRGFAVVADEVRALAARTQASTSEINEMLKRLTQGVSSSVSAMENTQASCQSAADATARVNSGLDEMAGSVSHINSLSTQIATAAEQQSAVTEEINRSMVQIRHMVDELVKSGQASELNTHQLLEANARVSSIMGRFKVR; encoded by the coding sequence ATGGTGATCCTGTTGGTGTTGCTGCAGGTCTATGCGATTCGCCAACTGATCAATCGCATGAAAATCCTCAAGACCAACATCGAAGCGCTGTCCGCCGGCGATGCTGACCTGACCAAACGCATCACCATCCGTGCCGAAGATGAACTGGGCGCCATCGGCCATTCGGTCAACGCGTTCATCATTTACTTGCAGAACATGATCGGCGAAATCACCCAGGCCACCGGCGCCATGGCGTCCAGTCTGGACAACCTGCAGCGCACCTCCGCCCACACCAGCCAGATTCTGGTGCGTCATGCCTCGGAGACTGATCAGACCGTCACTGCGATCACCGAGATGAGCTCGACCGCTGAAAGCGTCGCGCAGAACGCCGCTGAAACCGCCGCTTTCACCCAGCGCGCCAATGAAAACGCCGACCGTTCGCGGGTGGTGGTCGGCGAAGCATCCAGCAGCGTCATCGCGTTGATTGACGAAGTCGCCAGCGCCACGCACAAAGTCGAAAGCATGCAACAGGACGCGCAACGCATCACCGAGATTCTCGGGGTGATCGGCGCCATTGCTGGCCAGACCAACTTGCTGGCGCTCAACGCGGCTATCGAAGCGGCACGGGCCGGTGAGCAAGGTCGCGGGTTTGCGGTGGTGGCCGATGAAGTCCGCGCCCTCGCCGCCCGTACTCAGGCCAGCACCTCGGAAATCAATGAAATGCTCAAGCGCCTGACTCAAGGTGTGAGCTCCTCGGTCAGCGCGATGGAAAACACCCAGGCCAGTTGTCAGTCCGCCGCCGATGCGACGGCGCGGGTCAACTCGGGCCTGGATGAAATGGCCGGTTCGGTCAGCCACATCAACAGTCTGAGCACGCAGATCGCCACGGCCGCCGAGCAGCAAAGCGCGGTCACGGAGGAGATCAACCGCAGCATGGTACAGATCCGTCACATGGTTGATGAACTGGTCAAAAGCGGCCAGGCCAGCGAGCTCAATACTCATCAACTGCTGGAAGCCAATGCACGCGTCAGCTCGATCATGGGGCGGTTCAAGGTTCGCTGA
- a CDS encoding DUF411 domain-containing protein codes for MRNHLRLVALSALFISSLAQAAELIPIEVHRDANCGCCKKWISHLEANGFKVEDHVESDMSQFKQQHGVPPRLASCHTALINGKFVEGHVPADQVLALSKRDDLLGVAAPGMPMGSPGMEMDGMSDAYQVIGLKKDGTDVVVADYPAH; via the coding sequence ATGCGAAACCACCTGCGTCTGGTCGCCCTGAGCGCCCTGTTCATCTCCTCCCTGGCCCAGGCCGCCGAGCTGATCCCCATCGAAGTCCACCGCGATGCCAATTGCGGTTGCTGCAAAAAATGGATCAGCCACCTCGAAGCCAACGGCTTCAAAGTCGAAGATCACGTCGAATCGGACATGAGCCAATTCAAGCAACAGCACGGTGTGCCACCGCGCCTGGCCTCCTGCCACACCGCTCTGATCAATGGCAAGTTCGTCGAAGGCCATGTGCCGGCGGATCAGGTGCTGGCCTTGAGCAAGCGCGATGATTTGCTGGGTGTTGCCGCGCCGGGCATGCCAATGGGTTCGCCCGGCATGGAAATGGATGGCATGAGCGATGCCTATCAAGTCATCGGTCTGAAAAAAGATGGCACCGATGTCGTGGTGGCGGACTACCCCGCCCATTGA
- a CDS encoding YqaA family protein, with product MSGAYIGLFFAAFGAATLLPLQSEALLVGLLLNGQYWLWSLLAVATLGNVLGSVVNWWLGRGIERFRHRRWFPVSPRHLEKARRHYQRYGHWSLLLSWVPIIGDPLTLVAGVMREPFGRFLLIVTLAKGARYGVLTLATLGWIG from the coding sequence ATGTCCGGCGCGTACATCGGGCTGTTCTTCGCGGCATTCGGCGCGGCCACGTTGCTGCCATTGCAGTCCGAAGCGCTGCTCGTCGGGCTGCTGCTCAATGGTCAATACTGGTTGTGGTCGTTGCTGGCCGTCGCGACGCTGGGCAACGTACTCGGCTCGGTGGTCAATTGGTGGCTGGGACGCGGCATTGAGCGGTTTCGCCACCGGCGCTGGTTTCCGGTCAGCCCGCGCCATCTGGAAAAAGCCCGACGACACTATCAACGCTACGGCCATTGGTCATTACTGCTGAGCTGGGTGCCAATCATCGGCGATCCGCTGACGCTGGTGGCCGGTGTGATGCGCGAACCCTTCGGGCGATTCCTGTTGATCGTCACCCTGGCCAAGGGCGCGCGCTACGGTGTGCTCACGCTGGCCACACTGGGCTGGATCGGTTGA